One genomic segment of Aquamicrobium lusatiense includes these proteins:
- a CDS encoding MarR family winged helix-turn-helix transcriptional regulator has translation MNNKQELPWDNPRFRNWVAVARACHALERTLAARLAPLDLKPAQLDVLMNLYRHPGMSQHDLARKLLVGRSNITMLLPQLEKRRLVRREGDPKDKRILRLSLTEDGTALLMESLTIYTGLIEIAMAGTSPEHCDMMGDQMRRITEVLDKAREG, from the coding sequence ATGAACAATAAACAAGAGCTTCCCTGGGACAATCCCCGCTTTCGCAACTGGGTGGCAGTGGCACGCGCGTGTCATGCGCTGGAACGCACCCTGGCTGCCAGGCTGGCCCCGCTCGACCTGAAGCCTGCCCAGCTCGACGTGCTGATGAACCTTTATCGCCATCCCGGCATGTCGCAGCACGATCTGGCGCGCAAGCTGCTCGTCGGCCGTTCCAACATCACAATGCTGTTGCCGCAGCTTGAAAAGCGCCGGCTGGTGCGGCGCGAGGGCGACCCGAAGGACAAGCGCATATTGCGCCTGTCCCTCACCGAAGACGGCACGGCGCTGCTCATGGAATCGCTCACGATCTACACGGGGCTCATCGAGATCGCGATGGCCGGAACCTCGCCGGAACACTGCGACATGATGGGCGACCAGATGCGGCGCATCACCGAGGTTCTGGACAAGGCCCGCGAAGGTTGA
- a CDS encoding alpha/beta hydrolase: MAPIQPKVIRCMFGIGERVAPGLTGRAAFALFSRTPNPGKLTAGESRAVSSATGFMKEARHHMMETRTGRVAAYEFSPEPSSAGQDTVLVVHGWRSRTEYMRWLIAGYRDAGYRVVSLDLPGHGRSEGRKLTMFNALDTVRVASDRFGPFAAVVGHSFGGAVALNAIAGSIPGIAPLSAKRLVLVAAPNSIPAVFEGFSQALNVGPRSQSAMSRRLHRMAGRPLSDFIGDRQLAQLQVPTLVVHAPDDREVPAEQAQAFTKAGPHVQIYWAEGLGHRRILADPAVVERSVDFVARAQPVPVALAN; the protein is encoded by the coding sequence ATGGCACCAATTCAGCCGAAGGTCATCCGGTGCATGTTCGGTATCGGTGAGAGAGTGGCTCCCGGTCTTACTGGCCGCGCCGCTTTTGCACTGTTTTCGAGAACACCCAACCCCGGCAAGCTGACCGCGGGTGAGAGCAGGGCGGTGAGCAGTGCCACAGGGTTCATGAAGGAGGCGCGCCACCATATGATGGAAACGCGCACGGGGCGCGTGGCGGCTTATGAATTCAGCCCTGAGCCTTCATCGGCCGGACAGGATACGGTTCTGGTCGTCCACGGCTGGCGTTCGCGGACTGAATATATGCGATGGCTCATCGCCGGCTATCGCGATGCCGGTTACCGAGTGGTGTCACTGGATCTGCCGGGGCATGGGCGGTCAGAAGGGCGTAAGCTCACCATGTTCAATGCGCTCGATACCGTAAGGGTGGCCTCCGACCGTTTCGGCCCGTTCGCCGCGGTTGTCGGCCATTCGTTTGGCGGGGCCGTTGCCTTGAATGCCATAGCCGGCTCCATTCCGGGCATTGCGCCTTTGTCGGCTAAGCGCCTTGTGCTGGTTGCCGCTCCGAATTCCATTCCCGCTGTGTTTGAAGGTTTTAGTCAGGCCCTCAATGTCGGACCGAGATCGCAAAGTGCGATGTCGCGGCGCCTGCATCGGATGGCTGGTCGCCCGCTCAGTGATTTCATCGGCGACCGGCAACTGGCGCAATTACAGGTGCCCACGCTTGTCGTGCATGCGCCGGATGATCGCGAGGTTCCCGCCGAACAGGCGCAGGCCTTCACGAAGGCCGGGCCGCATGTGCAGATCTACTGGGCTGAAGGACTGGGACACAGGCGGATCCTCGCCGATCCCGCGGTTGTCGAACGGTCGGTGGATTTCGTCGCCCGCGCGCAGCCCGTACCTGTCGCGCTGGCAAACTGA
- a CDS encoding rhodanese-like domain-containing protein — MKKGFRALLDEANAEVEAISPEAAAELLSADGITFVDLRDPREIEREGNIPGARHCTRGMLEFWIDPESPYHKPFFATGNTFVFFCAGGWRSALAAKTAQDMGLEPVKHIEGGFGAWKKAGLPVEPAPN, encoded by the coding sequence ATGAAGAAGGGTTTCCGCGCCTTGCTGGACGAGGCCAATGCCGAGGTGGAAGCCATTTCGCCCGAGGCCGCCGCCGAGCTTCTATCGGCCGACGGGATCACATTCGTCGACCTGCGCGACCCGCGCGAGATCGAGCGGGAGGGCAATATTCCCGGCGCGCGGCATTGCACGCGCGGCATGCTGGAATTCTGGATCGATCCGGAAAGCCCGTACCACAAGCCATTCTTCGCAACCGGAAACACCTTCGTGTTTTTCTGCGCCGGCGGCTGGCGCTCCGCTCTGGCGGCCAAGACCGCGCAGGATATGGGACTGGAGCCGGTCAAGCACATCGAAGGCGGTTTCGGGGCATGGAAAAAGGCAGGACTGCCGGTCGAGCCGGCCCCCAATTAA
- a CDS encoding L,D-transpeptidase family protein, whose amino-acid sequence MQRSGTRMRLVPACLVGAGLVLGASPVNAQNLLDMLFGGPAKRHSAPLQGEFPPPPKPRQAAPITKISSPGYNTYKADKLTRVDFSALTDAPQKASFTPVAEKDDFRQALTGLEGYNLLAEPAIAKALIEHYSAHPDFIWISNGAIDDKAREAIRVLGEAESHGFSPADYSIAVPVAEAGADEAARRADLIRFEMALSARALRYVRDARQGRVQPNRISGYYDFPEKPINLKGVLGILSNTREVRAYLESRHPQNPEYEALRVELETLEVSVENEILVDPALLLKPGQSSPELPKLLTLIGRGHLTDDMRASYGETIARLGGGETYDPELVPLFMEVQKNAGLKPDGVIGSRTVAALAGESRASRQEKVRIAMEQIRWLPSDLGSPRVFINQPAFTASYIEGGEEKLKTRTVIGGTGNQTSFFFDEIKQVDYNPYWGVPQSIIVNEMLPRLRNDPGYLDRAGYEVTDSKGKRIPSSSINWSQYGGKVPFNVRQAPSEANALGELKILFPNKHAIYMHDTPQKSYFERDMRALSHGCVRLQDPRGMAAAVLGTSVEHVAEKLGKGHSTEKVTRRIPVYVAYFTAWPDMAGKVEYFGDVYGRDARLRQAIEATEAVRAPAS is encoded by the coding sequence ATGCAGCGATCGGGAACACGGATGCGGCTTGTTCCGGCATGTCTGGTTGGGGCCGGTCTTGTGCTGGGAGCCTCTCCGGTAAATGCCCAGAACCTGCTGGACATGCTGTTCGGAGGTCCGGCCAAACGCCATTCCGCCCCTTTACAGGGTGAATTTCCGCCGCCGCCGAAACCCAGACAGGCGGCCCCGATCACCAAAATATCGAGCCCGGGCTACAACACCTACAAGGCCGACAAGCTGACGCGCGTGGATTTTTCCGCGCTGACCGACGCGCCGCAAAAAGCCTCGTTTACGCCGGTAGCGGAAAAGGACGACTTTCGTCAGGCTCTTACGGGCCTCGAAGGCTATAATCTGCTGGCCGAGCCGGCCATAGCGAAGGCCCTGATCGAGCATTACAGCGCGCATCCTGATTTCATCTGGATCTCGAATGGCGCCATTGATGACAAGGCCCGCGAAGCCATCCGCGTGCTGGGCGAAGCGGAGAGCCATGGCTTCTCGCCTGCCGACTATTCCATCGCGGTTCCGGTCGCAGAGGCCGGCGCCGACGAGGCCGCGCGGCGGGCCGATCTGATCCGTTTCGAGATGGCGCTGTCGGCGAGGGCGCTGCGATATGTGCGGGACGCACGGCAGGGGCGTGTGCAGCCGAACCGCATTTCCGGCTATTATGATTTTCCAGAAAAGCCTATAAATCTGAAGGGGGTACTCGGAATTCTTTCCAACACGCGCGAGGTGCGCGCCTATCTGGAATCACGGCATCCGCAAAATCCGGAATATGAGGCGCTGCGGGTCGAGCTTGAGACGCTTGAGGTGAGCGTGGAGAACGAGATCCTCGTCGATCCCGCATTGCTGTTGAAGCCGGGCCAGTCCAGTCCCGAACTGCCGAAGCTGCTGACGCTGATCGGGCGCGGGCATCTCACCGATGACATGCGCGCCAGCTATGGCGAGACGATTGCGCGGCTGGGCGGCGGCGAAACCTACGATCCCGAACTGGTGCCGCTGTTCATGGAAGTTCAGAAAAATGCGGGGTTGAAACCGGACGGCGTCATCGGATCGCGCACCGTGGCGGCACTGGCGGGCGAATCCAGGGCCAGCCGGCAGGAAAAGGTGCGGATCGCGATGGAGCAGATCCGCTGGCTGCCTTCCGATCTCGGCAGCCCGCGCGTGTTCATCAACCAGCCCGCATTCACGGCCAGCTATATCGAGGGCGGCGAGGAGAAGCTGAAGACGCGAACCGTCATTGGCGGAACCGGCAACCAGACCAGCTTCTTCTTCGACGAGATAAAGCAGGTGGATTACAACCCTTACTGGGGGGTGCCGCAGTCCATCATCGTCAACGAGATGCTGCCGAGGCTGCGCAACGATCCCGGCTATCTCGACCGCGCGGGCTACGAAGTCACCGATTCCAAGGGAAAGCGCATCCCTTCATCTTCGATCAACTGGTCGCAATATGGCGGAAAGGTTCCGTTCAACGTGCGGCAGGCGCCCAGCGAGGCCAATGCGCTGGGCGAACTCAAGATCCTGTTTCCCAACAAGCACGCCATTTACATGCATGACACGCCGCAAAAATCCTACTTCGAGCGTGACATGCGCGCCCTGAGCCATGGCTGCGTGCGTTTGCAGGACCCGCGCGGCATGGCCGCCGCCGTGCTCGGCACCTCGGTGGAGCATGTGGCCGAAAAGCTCGGCAAGGGGCATTCCACCGAGAAGGTGACGCGCAGGATTCCCGTCTATGTCGCCTACTTCACCGCATGGCCCGACATGGCCGGCAAGGTGGAATATTTCGGCGATGTCTATGGGCGTGATGCGCGATTGCGTCAGGCGATCGAAGCAACCGAGGCAGTGCGCGCACCTGCCAGCTGA